The Mauremys reevesii isolate NIE-2019 unplaced genomic scaffold, ASM1616193v1 Contig17, whole genome shotgun sequence nucleotide sequence AGGGCGATGCAGAGCCCTGGAAGGCAGAGACAGGGTGAGGCTCCATGGGCAGATGGTAACCGCCACTCAgctgcacacacccccagccgccccagtcCTGCCAATCCCGGGCCAATGGCCAGTCAGGGCCCTGCCGATGGTggaattaaaaatgcagaaaccTGGTGCGCTGGGAAAtcagccccagctgggatccctggtcATATTTTTACCTTATTCTGGTTGGGAACTGGACTTTTGGCCAGGGCAACTGGGTCTTTTATCGTGTGTATGAGCAACAAAGACCAGGAGCCCCCGTTATCAGGGCCGGATTTATACTTAGGGCGTCCCAGGCATAGGGGCTCGGTGGTCGTCCTGGACTTGGGGGGTggtgctgggctcagggtgctgtttttgttgttagagaCAAAAAGGACAATTGATGTTTCCGGTATTCTGTacgtggattcatttttcactaacctacTAGAATGTTCTGGATGTATAAGCTttgtttctataagcttagaggaaactttttatttgcttatatatggcatgaataaatacagacttACAGCTCCTAGcgtgcaaatttatcatcttgtACAACAGGGATAAATCATACATGCTAATCATGCAGCGAAATCGcaaaatgggctacaaatgcaataaaaataaggaatTCAAAAATTTAACAAATAGAGGGGGGGACACCAAAGACGCTCTGAGGTGCCATTTGGGCTAGGGCCGGTCCTGCCACAGACATTGGTCTCACTCCTGCTGACATTCTGCATGTGGTCCAGAAATGTCCCCTTTTGCTGCCCTCAAATATCTCACTTCCATGTCTTCAGCCTCCTCTgtctttcaccagcacaaaattcACTGTGAAATTAAATAAAGCTGGAAGCCATTTGAATTCGTAATGTGttaatgtaacccacacacctcctggtgtggtgttctgtcccatctagtggcactgagaccatgtAGAGAGAGCTTAATGAGCCTGCTCTAGAGTCTTcaggcttttagttcatgcagtagaggctcatgcatttagctccagaggtcccatgttcaatcctgcacccctcctcGGCATTAACACTACCTGAAACCTCAGCCTAACCAACGAGTTTGATTTTCTTCCGTTTTCTTTGTCACCTCCTAGAGTTTGGAAGTCAGCATCAGCAAAGCCGCTGAATACTTAGCCCAAAGGTACCAGTCTCTAACCAGACCATACACTGTGGCTCTTGCGTCCTATGCCTTAGCCATGGTGGGGACACTGGACACTGAGAAGACGCTCATGAGAGCTTCGACAGGTAAATGAGTGCGTCTTATCAAGTACTGGAAAGATGTGGCCAAGTCAGGATGGGGTTCAGGGAAGAGAAGCAAAGGAGGTTGAAGAGGGATTAATTTATGAGGAATGAATAATGGGCATAGATTTGCTCCTTTTAGCCAGATTTGAGATTGATCAGACtgggtataaatccagagtaactctccTGGGTTGAGTGGacttattccagatttacaccaatgtgtCTGAGATCTGGATGTGGCAGAGATGTATGGTATTACTTGACCTCAGGAGGAATCTGAGAGCTCTGTACGTATATCTAAAAAATGTAAACcccaaagagaaaaagagagaaaacggTGGCTCAAGAGGAATGTAACTGGATGAAACTGAGCAAAGGATATAGAATAATATTACCTGCAAAGAAAATGGAGTTTGCCCCATTGTTTGGGATAGTTAAAACAGGACGGGACAAAGCTGTTGTCTAGATATAACAATGTTATGTTGAAAGGTGCCAGGTGGTCTTTGATCCCAAAACAGTCACAGACTTTGGCCATGTCTACAATGCAGGGACTAGAGCGGCAAAGCTACGGTGCTGCAGCTATCCCGATATCACCCCCTATTGTAGATGCAGACTGCACcgatggaaggggttttccatCTCTGTAGGAACTCCACCACTATGATCAACAGTAGCTAGATCAACTGAagcatttttccattgacttagctgtgtctgcactaggCGTTAGTTTGACATAGCtatagcaagtgtgtgtgtgtgcagatatTTCACATGCCCTGAGTATCACAGCTATCACAatctaagttttaagtgtagaccaggcccttgtTCAAATTAATGGGTGTGCCAGGCACTCTTTCAGACTCAGTGGAAGGAGCAATCATTACTCTTTCTGTAGTAGACACAGCTAAAAACAATGCAGGGACTGCCCAAGGCACACAGCAGGTCAAGAGCTCAGGCATGTGGGCTGAGGGGTCTCCCTGATGGCAAACACAGAGGCTAGCATGTTGGTTTTGCACCCTGTGCGTTAGAGGCAGAAACCAGCTGAAAGCCTGGAGAAGTGTTATGAAACAAGCAGAGAGACATTGCTTGTTGGGCCTAGAACTCACTTCAGAGGCAGAGTTGGGGATTTCTCAGCAAGGAAGTTGCCTGCTGTTGGTTTCTCTCAAGCTCAGGGAAAACGGGGCTTTCTGTGCATTTTCGTAAGCAATCAGGTTTACACCAGAGAACGTACCAGAGGCCTATCACCAATTCCTCATCCTAATTGAAACAATCCTCCCAAGACCCCAAATATTGGGTAGCTGCTCACCCCTAAAAGGGGCAACAATCAGTTCGACTTACTGATCCTCCATGCGGAAAGTTGGGGAAGGAGTCAGGCGATGGTATGGTCCAGTCAGATCTGCTCAGAATGAGTGGATCTCCTTGAGGAGAGTCCTTTAGCTCACCTTCTTTGCTGCTGCCTAGAGGGAAATCGCTGGGAAGAGCCAAACGCCCACACCTTCAACACTGAGGGCACCTCGTACGCCTTGCTGAAAATGAAGAAGTATGAGTTGACTGGTCCCATAGTCAGATGGCTGAGAGAGCAGAACTACTATGGAGGAGAATATGGATCTACCCAAGTGAGTATGATCCTTATAGTCCCGGGTATCCTTCCAAGACCGTGTTTTGTGGGCAGGTCTCCCATCGGAAGGAATGGGATCCGATCACTTGAGTCATTGTAGAAAGCCCTGGGGAATGCCCAGTAGAGAACAGTCCTGCATTGCCTGGGAGATGGGCAACGTGACCTATCAGGTCTTTGCCATTGTTAACCTAAGGCAGAGACCAGCACAGGGGCATGACTGAATCGTCTCACTAAAGGCTCCATCCCGCCAAGGTGATGGGTGTGAGCACATGCTTCTCTTTAAGATAATGAGTTGTCCTGGGGAGTGAATGAGCCTTCTCTTCCCATGGGCAGAAACACACATGCATCTGGACTCATTCTagcatttgttgttttttggccactggtctggagagAGGGAACCAGGTGTGCAGGACCAACGGACTGAGTCCAAATGACAAAGCCATGGTAGATCATGACTAATCTGAATCAATTTGTGTTTTATCCACCTCTAAGTAGAACTGTAAGCTTATGTTTTttagattctttttttaaaactgtgcttACACGAAGCACTGGAGAGGATAAAAGCCCTACTGCTAGTGACAGCTAAATAAAGATGGAGTGTCCTCAGatatccctcccttccctggaaTACGGGGGCCACCAGGAAGTAtagggtctgtctgtgtccagcagcctcagtaGAGAGGCCCCTTTACATTCCTTGCTACTGAGTCTTGTCTTTTCTCTACCTAAAATGATGCTACAAGCTTGGTTGGGAGTGGTCTGTATTTCTGAGTCACAGGCCATGTGTTCTATCCCTAACATTGTTCTTTGTGTGGCATAGATGTCTCTATATAAGTAACCtacacacctcctgggtatggTGCTATGTTCCctgtagtggcaccgagaccacttagagagagagattaatgtgtctgctacagacttagctaagggccacatggcttttagctcatgcaggagaggctcatgcatttagcaaGAGGTCCTGCATTTGTgtcccagacaagcccccacttgtaatACCGATAGACCTCAGTTGTCGGTGGGTGGGATCGAACTCATTAaactctctaagtggtctcagtgccactagaggggacagagcaccacaccctgtGGAGGTATGTGGGTTACATATACATGGAAGGAGCCACTATCTTGCTGTGCTCTGTCCAGCTGACAATTGGCCCCTGTTAATAGCTAGGCGCGAAGGGAAGCTAATTAACCATGCACAATATATTTATTGACCATGGGCTCTAGTCCTGGCTTGACCACTGGCTTcctgggtgaccctgggaaagttacttccctgccctgtgcctccgTTATCCCATCTGCAACATGGGAATAAAGATCTTGTactgctttgtaaagtgcttggagatctactgatgaaacacATTACAGAGGAATCAGGTAATATTATTATATAACCCTTTGCCTGCGTGACACCCAGTGGACCCTTGGTGTTTTCTTTCATTGTAGTTTTGGTTCCTCTTCCTTAAGAGTCAGTTTAAAAGCTGTCAGATGTTCAGTGCAATAGGACAATAAGGTGTAACTCTCTTGTCTTTTTCCTGGTGTTCTAGGCGACCATCATGGTGTTCCAGGCTCTTGCGCAGTACCAGATAGACATCCCCCTACACAAGGAGCTGAATTTGATTGTTTCTATTTTCCTGTCACATCATTCTAGGCCTATAAAGTACAGAATCTCAAATGAGGATGCTCTAGTGGCCAGAACAGCAGAGGTATCGTGCTTCTCTATGTGATTAGTACAGATCACTGATTATAGAGAAAGAAGATTTGACTAGAACCTCCTATCCAAACCGTTTTGGGAAAGGGAGGGGCATTCATATTCCCGGCACCAGATCCAAATGCATCCACACTTTTGActcagatttttaagaccagaagggaccattatgatcatctcgtctgaccttcggcatgacacaggccagagaacctcacctacTAATTTCGGCATCAAGCCCGTAACTTCTAGCTGACCTGTGAGATGTCTCTTAGGTagatatccagtcttgacttaaagacttgaagtgatggagaatccaccacatcctgtCAGGCCCTAGGTTCTAGGCAGTCAGGCCTGGTGGTTGGAGCCGGCTGGAGCGTCGGGACTGGGCCAAGGGCAATGCTGAAATCAGGGTCTGGGGACAGGCCGTGGGTCAGAATCCACAGACAAGCCAAATCAGGATTGAAGTCAGAGTTCGGATGCAGGCCAATGGTCAAAGTCAGGTTGGAATCAGTCCGAGGGCCTGGGGGGCCAGGAGGCGGATGCAGGCTGGAGCGGGactggagcaaggtcagagcagggcacagaggaaGCTGAAGTGGGCTGGAACAAGGCtcgggcatggctggggcaggaacaggaACTGGATCAAGGGCAGGCCAGAAGCCTGGGCAGTCTGTAACACTGCAAGGCCGGAGGAAGGTCCCTGGCCGACTAGTGCTGTTGTGCAGAGTCACTCTCAGCTCTGATGGGGACAGTGAAATACTTGTGCCTGGGGGTCATCTGGCCTGAGCCCTGACCAGGGATAGTCACTGCAGGCTCCGTTGGAGgagtgcagggccgcccgggggggggcaagaggggcaatttgccccaggccccgcgtcccgcaggggcccccacgagtgttttctggggcccctgcggttgGAGGTCGACCGGCCGGACGGGACGAGGACCGCCGCCGCATGACTGCGGGCCGCCGGGCTCGCCGGCTGACCTGGGGCACCCGCGCGCTGCGGCAGCGGGCCAGGGGCGACCCGGCGCCACACCGGCCCCGCCGCCGTCAGCTCGCGGCTGCTCTCCCCGGACCTGGTCCCGCCCCCTCTGccgcccagccccccgccccccgccggagGGCCAGGCCGCCCTCCCAGGCCGCCCCCCCTGGGCTGGGCCCTGGCCCCCCCCGCctgggcccccccgccgcccccccgccccccctctgggcagccctggaggagTGAGTCACCGCAGCTGGGtgagcagccctgggctgggtggggtttgCCTCACACATCCtgaggtaaattgttccagggtCAGTGGCCTGGAGTGTGTGGTTTTGAGCTGAATccagaagtaggaggggatgggTTGCTGTTTAGGTTTGGCTCTGGAGAAGCAATACGTCTGAAGATCAAAGAGCTACTGCCTCGGAAGTAACCTTTTTTCTCCTTCATGCTATTGTCTCTGCAgagtccccccagcccctccgggTGAGTGACTGTCAATCTCACCAGCTTCATTTTCTTCATTAGCTTCATTTGCCCTGtcttttaaattaataataataaaaatgaagtaCAAAGAAAATTAACCCTGGATTAATTTTACAGCTCAAATGGAATGAAGACTTCACTGTGAAGGCAGAAGGAACTGGACAAGCAACAGTAACGATAATTTATAACGCAAAGCGAAAGGAAGATGAATCTCAGTGTAAGAAGTTTGACCTGAGGGTATCGGTTGAAGAAGCCCAGGGTGGTAAGTAACCACCTGTCTTTTCTCTTCTGAAGCTTGCTGTCAATCCTCAGATCATGGACAGCAGTGGATTTACACCAACCAACCACCATCTCTGCAATCACATTCTTAACTTTGGAAAGTATTTTTGTGAAGCTTCTACAAACTCTCCCAGTTCCCAAGTCCTAAAAATTATACCCATAGGGCAGGCACTAAATAATATTTCCAGCTACTACATGTTGTAAGTTGCAACCAATGCAGGGTCCTTCTAGATGCGGGAGCAGATGCTGCCTTCTCTCATCCTGGCACTTGTTAGCAGCATCGTTGGAGCATCAGATGTGAATGGGAACACAGTCTGGCTACTCTGGGTATTGTCTCCCTCTAAAGCAGAGATGAGCCCATGCCAGGATGTCTGGTTACAGACCCAAACTTCCAGTGCACACATTTCCAAACAGCATGGGTGTGAAATCAGCATGGGACAGAGGTCAGGATCTTCAGCACCCAAAACACAAGCCTCTGTGGCTTGGTCTAAAGGAGCAACTTCCTTTACCTGGGAGTAGCTGATTGTTATAATTGCTAGGGCTGGCCAGTAGCCGGAGATATGCTGGTCTAATGCGTGGTCATATGATAGAGGGATCCAGGATTTTGGCACTGCTTTTACAGAAACAGGAGCCAGCTGTAAATTGTTCTTAACTTTCCCAGCTGCCCAAATTCACACCCACGAGTTCTCATTGTTTCAGTCTCCTCTTTCTGCTAACCCTAGaccgaaggcagcacatgagctgatattcagtggcactcacaccacccacctcctggccactggtccaggggctctgcattttaatttaattttaattgaagcatcttaaacattttaaaaaccttatttactttacatacaatagtttagtcatatgttacagaaagagaccttctgaaaacgttaaaatgtatgactggcacgccaaaccttaaattagagacaataaatgaatacttggcccaccacttctgaaaggttgctaacCCCTGCCCTAGACTGTATTTCATTTGTGCCACTCAGCTGGGAGAGGCTTTTTAGTTTGCGTGCCAGGGAGGGGAAGAATTTTTTATGGattgctggaggggaggggaggtttatTGAGGGATTTTTTCACATCTACTCTAGGACCTGTTTGATTACTAAGCCATATTAGTACACCTAAAAAACAAAAGAGGGTTTATCTGGCATGAAATTTACACTGAGATATTAATTTCTTTTGTCTTCTGCAATGTTTCCAGTTAAGAAGCCGGATGGAGCGATGCGTTCAGTCTATATTAAAATCTGCATCAGGTGAGAACAATGCCCTTTAATGATAGATGATAAATAGATGGACCGATGCAGGGGGTAGCTGGAGAATCCTGGGCTATGATTTTTTTCTATGGAATGGGCAAAAAAGTTATAATTAAGCAACAGGAGCTGGTGGAGCGATCGCAAAAATCAATGTTCAAGTGATGAATTCTGATCAAAAGGGTATTTTCTCTTCTCCTCGTTAGGTTCCTCGGTGTGGTTGATGCCACAATGTCTATCATCGATGTCTCCATGCTCACTGGCTTCTCACCGGACATGGAGGATCTTAAGAGAGTACGTCAGTGTAATCTGAGAACAGGGAACGTAATAAACAATGCAGTGGCTCGACTGGGGCTTTCAGATAAGAAAATCCAATGCAGCAGATGAATAGTCAGACTCCAGAGTTAAACCTGGAGGGAGACCAGACAGCTCTAAGGATTGGTAACAGCTTTAGGAAACCAAAACCAGTTGTCTCCAGGTCGGGGGTGGCAGTTTTGGGGCATTCATAGAGGAGATTCCAGGGGATGAATAAGCCATGAGTGCAATGTCCAAATTCACAGAAACAAACAGGGCCCTGGGCAAATTTTGCAGGTTGCACAGgctactttgaaaatctggccatacaAGTTCAGGTCAGTTCAATCCTGCTTTATTGGATAGCAAATTGAGAGGCTGCTGTCATTTGACTGTGCATGCCAGAGCAGaatgcatttgatacagtctcttGTACAGTGGggccacagtttaaaaaaaaatgatttccctttagaTCCTCTGATCTACATAGTGCAGTTATTTGGGCCTGAAGAACTGTggatacaaaaaaaaaacaagaggcTGCACAAAAAAATCCAGGTCCTGAAGGATTCATTGCAGTGAATTGCTGTCCGGGTATAAAATGAAGGTGAAGTTTAGCAAACAAACCCAGGGATGTTTCCAGCATTGGTGCTGGTGAACAGGGGCCGCTAACAGAGGagttttgagagggagtttggaaaGGGAGTGATGTACAGTCGCCAttcttgttgggcaaaagtcaacatggtttctgtaaagggaaatcttgttttactaatctattagagttctttgaagggtcaacaaacatgttgacaagggagatccagtggacatagtgtacttagatttccacaaagcctttgacaaggtccctcgccaaaggctcttacataaataagttgtcatgggattagagggaagatcctttcatggattgagaactggttaaaaaaacagggaacaaagggtaggaattaatggtatattttcagaatggagaggagtaactggTGGTGTTCCtccagggtcagtcctaggaccaatcctattcaacttattcataaatgatctggagaaagtggTAAAAAGTGAagtgcaaagtttgcagatgatactaaactgctcaagatagttaagaccaaagcagactgtgaagaactttaaaaggatctcacaaaactaagtgattgggcaacaaattggcaaatgaaatgtaatgtggataaatgtaaagtaattcacataggaaaaaataaccccaactatacatacaatatgatcggggctaatttagctacaactaatcaggaaagatcttgcagtcatcatggatagttctctgaagacgtccacactgtgcagcggcagtcaaaaaagcaaacaggatgttaggaatcattaaaagtgAGATccagaataagatggagaatatcttattgcccttatataaatccatggtatgcccacatcttgaatactgtgtacagatgtggtctcctcatctcaaaagaagatatactggcattgaaaaaggttcagagaagggcaactaaaatgattaggggtttggaacgggtcccctatgaggagagattaaagaggctaggccttttcagcttggaaaaggggagtctaagggggggatatgatagaggtatagaaaatcatgagtggtgtggagaaagtgaataagaaaaagttatttacttgttcccataatataagaactaggggccaccaaatgaagttaatggacagcaggtttaaaacaaataaaaggaagttcttcttcatgcagcgcacagtcaacctgtggaactccttgcctgagaaggttgtgaacgctaggactataagagggtttaaaagagaactggggccaagggctctggctgggggtgccagATCTGGGGTGGGACCACAAATGAAgcctgcagggtgcaggaggaggttccaggctggggcatgAGGTTGAGGTGCAGGGAGCAGgttagggctctggctggggatgtgggctctagggtggggccagggatgaggattttggggtgcaggagggagttctgGGCTGGGGCTACGGGTTGACATTCGGGAGGGGGTAAGGGGTGCGGGTTCTGTTAGGGAGTTAGGTTGTgtgagggggttctgacctggggcaggagcttgggatgcaggaggggggtcatggtgcaggctccagccaggcagcacttatctcaggtggctcctagaagtggtgacatgtccctccggctcctaggcagagggagcagggggctctgtgtgctgctcacGCCCGCAGGCACGgcccatgcagctcccattgctgcagttcctggccaatgggagctgcggagctgtcACTCAGGGCGGGATCAGTGCGCAGAGTCCCTGTGGCCACTCCTGCGCCTAGGAGTTGGACATACTGGCCGCTTCCGGGacctgtgcagagccaggacaggcagggagcctgccttagctgcgctgtgctgctgactggagttgtcagggtcccttttcaaccaggtgttctgCTCAAAAAACAATctcctggcaaccctaggtgtgGAGTAAGTAGCAGGCTAGTAACTTCCATGATACAATCTGCATGGGAGACGTGATCACAAGCATGAGCTGCAGGACTTTCATAGAGACGCTGCCTTACCCACAATGCCTCTTGCTTTTTCTTATTCACATTTAGCTTTCCCAAGGGGTCAACAGATACATTTCCAAGTTTGAAATCAACAAAGCCCCATCCGACAGAAGCAACCTCATAATCTATGTGGACAAGGTAAAGACTCAACAAGCGGCTTCTCTGATCTTGTGTTAATTTCATGGGCTCCTGCTGAGCCAAACTGCACTCCCAGATATACCCTGGCATCCCCACAGACGTCAGCAGGTTGACAAACTGCAACCCACGGCCAAATTTGATTCACTGGTCCAGATTCAGTCTTTCCACTAGGAGTAActgaatgggccagatcctcagctggtgtatgtgGATGTaggtccattgactttaatgggaaatgCAACATCTGATATTAAGGTTGAATTTGCTTCTCTGTGCCattcacttcttctttccttgttcctttcacttctctagttcttctttcccccacctgcctcacttttctttccccaacatctccctttcttttattctttttcattctctcttccaTCCAGCCACCCTTCAACCTAAGCAATCCTATTATTTCCCCCGCACCCAGGTTTCTCACAGAGAGGAGGAATGCCTGCAGTTTAAAGCTCACCAGTTTTTCGAAGTGGGGCTCATTCAGCCGGCATCCGTCACAGTCTACGACTATTACAGCATAGGTAACAGATCGCAGCTCTCCTCACCATTCAAGGCACCTGGCTTCAAATTCTGCTCTGGGTCACATTGGTATCATTACCTCTTGCAGTCTTTTGCTGCAGTACTTAGGTATTATTGCCCCGTGTAACAGAGGGGATgcactggaaatagaacccaggtgtcctgaatcCCAGTCTTCTGCTCTACACAAGCTCACTCTCCCTTCAACTTTTCCAGattactgtgcccctttcaggagtctgatttgtcgtGCATCCCCCAagtttacctcacttaaaaacgacttgcttacaaaatcagacataaaaatacaaaagtgtcccagccaCACTAGTACTGGCAAATTGCCGACTTCCTCATTTTTTAACATGCaagtataaaataaatcaattagaatataaatattggacTTATATTTCAGTGCGAGCCATGAGCCTGTTTTCACTCATGAGTCGTGTCATTCagtggctggagagcggcagctgctggccaggttcccagctctcaaggcagcaccccgccagcagcagggcaggagtTAAGGTGGCATGACCTGCTGCTGGTaggagcgctgccttcagagctgggaggccagagagcaggggttGCTGGCTGGGGGGTTCATATTTTTGGCGGCGAATGAGGACTATTTTTttcaatcctgctcccatcccgACCCACAATATCTACTCCCACCTGCTCCTGCATTGTTTGTTGAATTTTTATCCCACTATTATAGCAATGGGCCGTGCGTGATCacagtcccactgcagggctctagaatctttgtaaaactaggcaaatatctacatAAGTTAACATACCCCTGGGTATCCCTAGGTATGtgtccccctggttgagaactactggatTAGAACACAGGGGgtttagactcagactttaaggccagacgggaccatcctgatcatctagtctggtttACTGCCCACCTCCCAGTTCCTCCTGTTCCAACATTACTCCATGCTGGAAATATATGGTCACACTCATCACCTTAACACACCCAAGCAAAGGTAGACAAAATAATAAGGGGAACCTCTGACTACAGGCAATAATTATCCTACTTGCCCTCTCCTCCTGTTTTACCTCCAGAGGTGAATTTGCTGCTAGCATGATTAAGAGAGTGTCTCCAACAAGCACCAGCCCGTCA carries:
- the LOC120393245 gene encoding complement C3-like isoform X3 encodes the protein MLKSGSGDRPWVRIHRQAKSGLKSEFGCRPMVKVRLESVRGPGGPGGGCRLERDWSKLKWNEDFTVKAEGTGQATVTIIYNAKRKEDESQCKKFDLRVSVEEAQGVKKPDGAMRSVYIKICIRFLGVVDATMSIIDVSMLTGFSPDMEDLKRLSQGVNRYISKFEINKAPSDRSNLIIYVDKVSHREEECLQFKAHQFFEVGLIQPASVTVYDYYSIDDRCTKFYHPSNQSGLFNMICHRGICRCAEESCFMQQKIEGPITQNRRMEEACKPGVDYVYKTRLVRIQQVDSSDYYIMEIVELIKAGTDEDPQGNTRPFISHIKCRESLRLERNKDYLIWGLSTDLWPREAELSYIIGKDTWIEKWPNEDECRKPDFQNLCQEFLEFSEAMTMFGCPV
- the LOC120393245 gene encoding complement C3-like isoform X4, whose translation is MEENMDLPKPIKYRISNEDALVARTAELKWNEDFTVKAEGTGQATVTIIYNAKRKEDESQCKKFDLRVSVEEAQGVKKPDGAMRSVYIKICIRFLGVVDATMSIIDVSMLTGFSPDMEDLKRLSQGVNRYISKFEINKAPSDRSNLIIYVDKVSHREEECLQFKAHQFFEVGLIQPASVTVYDYYSIDDRCTKFYHPSNQSGLFNMICHRGICRCAEESCFMQQKIEGPITQNRRMEEACKPGVDYVYKTRLVRIQQVDSSDYYIMEIVELIKAGTDEDPQGNTRPFISHIKCRESLRLERNKDYLIWGLSTDLWPREAELSYIIGKDTWIEKWPNEDECRKPDFQNLCQEFLEFSEAMTMFGCPV
- the LOC120393245 gene encoding complement C3-like isoform X1, which codes for MVGTLDTEKTLMRASTEGNRWEEPNAHTFNTEGTSYALLKMKKYELTGPIVRWLREQNYYGGEYGSTQATIMVFQALAQYQIDIPLHKELNLIVSIFLSHHSRPIKYRISNEDALVARTAELKWNEDFTVKAEGTGQATVTIIYNAKRKEDESQCKKFDLRVSVEEAQGVKKPDGAMRSVYIKICIRFLGVVDATMSIIDVSMLTGFSPDMEDLKRLSQGVNRYISKFEINKAPSDRSNLIIYVDKVSHREEECLQFKAHQFFEVGLIQPASVTVYDYYSIDDRCTKFYHPSNQSGLFNMICHRGICRCAEESCFMQQKIEGPITQNRRMEEACKPGVDYVYKTRLVRIQQVDSSDYYIMEIVELIKAGTDEDPQGNTRPFISHIKCRESLRLERNKDYLIWGLSTDLWPREAELSYIIGKDTWIEKWPNEDECRKPDFQNLCQEFLEFSEAMTMFGCPV
- the LOC120393245 gene encoding complement C3-like isoform X2 translates to MVGTLDTEKTLMRASTEGNRWEEPNAHTFNTEGTSYALLKMKKYELTGPIVRWLREQNYYGGEYGSTQLKWNEDFTVKAEGTGQATVTIIYNAKRKEDESQCKKFDLRVSVEEAQGVKKPDGAMRSVYIKICIRFLGVVDATMSIIDVSMLTGFSPDMEDLKRLSQGVNRYISKFEINKAPSDRSNLIIYVDKVSHREEECLQFKAHQFFEVGLIQPASVTVYDYYSIDDRCTKFYHPSNQSGLFNMICHRGICRCAEESCFMQQKIEGPITQNRRMEEACKPGVDYVYKTRLVRIQQVDSSDYYIMEIVELIKAGTDEDPQGNTRPFISHIKCRESLRLERNKDYLIWGLSTDLWPREAELSYIIGKDTWIEKWPNEDECRKPDFQNLCQEFLEFSEAMTMFGCPV